The sequence below is a genomic window from Gymnogyps californianus isolate 813 chromosome 11, ASM1813914v2, whole genome shotgun sequence.
TTGAACTGTCGCTTGTGTAGTACTAAGGTGCAGTAGATCTGGAAATCGTATCACGTGAATAAACTTGAACTTGAAGCTTTAATGGAGTTAAATACTAATAGTGGTTTTTCTGACCTCGCCTTCGCTCCTGCTGCACCTGTGTTTCCCTGCACGGGTGGCTGacggcgggagggagggagcggggaggagagggctggggtGAGCGGCGGGGCCGTGGCGCCCCCCCCGTGCCGAACGCCTACACCGGCTGCTCGCCCAGTGCCGGGGGGCTGCGCCCGGCTGGCAGCAAGCACCAGCAGGGGCCGGCTCCTGCCGGCGGCGGAACGCAACCGtcggggccgggccgggccggggggcggtgcggtgcggtgccGCCGCCGTGACCCCAGCCGCGGCCCGCCCTCCGCCGGCACAGGCGCCGTCATGGCGgcggagcgggagcgggagctgCGCTTCTACCGGCAGCTGCCCAAAGTGGTGAGCGGCGGGGGCAGCGCGGCTGcggaggcggggcgggggcgccgcGGGGAAGCAgccgggggcggccggggccctGCCCGTCCCTCAGGCGGCGGTCCCGGGCGAGGTGCGGGGCCCCGGCtgcggcgggcggccccgggcgcTCTTGGCGGGGGCGGGAATGCGCGGTGCAAGCGGGCTcgggcgggagcggggggctgaggggctggggctggcagcgcACCGGCACTGCAGCACTGCGGgcggacagacagacagacagccaGCTGCTCTTTTCTCCGAGTTTTTATCGAACGCGCGCTTTTTCTGAGGTCCTTTATCCCACAGAAAGACACGGTAGGTGTTTGCCTGTCCAGCTGGTTTGCAGTTCTTGGTGTCTGATCTTCTTCCAATTAAATCAGTTGAGCatgatctttattttctttttttgtcctgtttttccTCAAGGCTGGCCCAAGAAGTCTGTCTCagataacactttttttttccacgtcCCGACGGGTGTGCCTTACTTTTAGTGTATCTGTGCTGTCGTTTGCTATGTGGTACTGCATTTTTATCGGTGTTACCATTTTGGACTTGCAAAACAGCAAGTGGCACGCACGTACTCCAACAGAGAGCTTATACAGTAAATGCACAGGTGCACAATCAAAACCACATCAAATTACACCATCCCTGTATTCTCATGCTCTTTTTCAATAAGGTGTTTTTCAGGGTTTATGTTTAATGTCTAGCTGAATCCTGTGAGGTATTTCACTTGTAAGACTGTGAGAAATTTAATGTAGTAGTAGTTTGTATGTATCTGGCTTGATTTCCAGAAGTGGTAAGCAGCCATAGCTCCTGGTGTTCAGTTGGAGTTGTGCACCTTCACAGTTCAAGATAATCTGAccccttttcctctgcttgtgaacttaatgctttaaaataggAATCTGAAACACGATACTTCacaaagttaaaataattgaaTCTTGAAGGAGTTACCATTTCAACATGTTTTCCAATCAAAGgcttgaagaaatatttctccaatttttcttttcccagtgaGAAGAGATGTATTCCAGGGGGACGAGGGGGTAGGTAACAAAGCAGATgctttgcagaaacattttgaatgaGCTGGGAGGGCACTAGGGACCTGTTCCGTATGTCAGGAGCCAGGAGATCATAAGAAGGAGCAAAGGTGCAGTGAGGAATGGAGCCAGGGATCATAGGTTTGGACCCCAGAGTCAGGTTGTCAGAGAAAGTCAGGCAGAAAGCAGTCTTGGACAAAGGAGGGCAATTACTCCAGTTGCTGTTAATGGGTAGAGGTTGTATCTTGCTGGATTTCTGGTGTGAGTTAAAACttcaaagcatgaaaaaaagacaggtgaGTGGAGATACAGATGTTGCTATTTTCAAACAATGTACACATACGTTTAACTTGCAGTGGATGGGGAAAGAGTTCTTGAATCCTTATTATACTTTTCTTAACACTGAGGCAGCTGTTCACTTCCTCCTCGCATTGAGTTGCATCACTCCAACAGTTAGCTGGAGAGCTCTCTTTCCTGAGCCAGCCGGGCTCCCGCTGAGACCAGTGCTAACAGCAGCCCACCAAGTGAGAAGGAACAAATAGGACAGTCTCAGTTGAACCGGTGCATGCAAAAGCATGAGGAAACAATTATTAGCCAAACGCAGAGATAacttactttattttcaaactcaGAGTGAAACAACGATAAGGTAGGATACAAGAATGGTAGTACAAACAAGATGTAGAAGCCATCCTTTTCACTGGACACAAATccatcatgattttttttttttccccctctaggAACTTCATGCTCATTTGAACGGCTGCATCAGTTCTGCCACTATGAAGAAACTTATGGCCCAGAAGCCATACCTTCAGATCCAGAATGGAATGACCGTGATtgacaaaggaaagaaaagaacctTAGATGAGTGagtatacgtgtgtgtgtgcgtgatGAACGTTTACCGAGTGCCTTTTAATTAAgttcaaaacagagaaatgtatGGCCTTATACACTGATGGCAGAAAACACATACTCAAGTTTTACAGTCCAAtctgttagatttttttttttgctacttgtATCTATAGAATAACTTCTTAGATGTTTGCAAACTAAATGGAAATTGTATGTTGATTAATTCCCTTTTTAAAGGATTGAAAATTTTCACTTGTAGAATACgttcttcagagaaaattgACTTGTatagtttccttttttggaaacttcatgttttcctttgtgcttcaaaaagctttgtggtaataataataataatttctgttgcAAATGCATTGTTAGCATCTAAAATCAGAAATCACCATTCAGATGGCCTTTGTATTTTAAGCTACCAACTGGTTAATTGAGCATAGTGAGTACATGTTTTCAGagtgcagggttttttttttgaatactCATTTTACTGTTCAATATTTGTCCAACTAATTTGTTAACcttttattttagatgttttcagatgtttcagatCATCTATCAGATTACCACTAGGACGGAAGATATTTTACTGGTAAGTTAATTAAGAGTTCActtaaaacaagcaagcaatACACACAGTCAAAATTAGTTGGATTGACAGCATTGGGTTCCAAGTAACAATATCAACAATGGTCCCTTCAATTGGATGTCAGAATTATTATTGTAAAACACACTAATTTAGAAACACAGGATTTTATATAacttttacatttaatttttgtgaaaGCAATGAGCTTCCAATATGGTGGCCATTACGACCACTCAGATGCTTGGACTGATAATGTCTTAAAAACGTGATGTCTGTTCATTGTTACCAAAGCTTTGATTTACCGTAatctcctgtttcttctttggtTCATTACGTACCAAACATACAGAACTAGAATTGCCCTTTGTTCACCTCACATTACAAAACTGTCAAGGAGAACTGTTGTGTGATCAAAATAGGGAGCAGAAAGTGGTGTAGCgtcctcttctttcctcctgtaAAGGGGTTTTTAGGCAGCCTGTTAAACTTCGAGAAAGGTACAGTTGCTGTGAAAGGGGTTGTGACTGCCCCAGTTGAGGGGCATTCTTGTTCAGACGAGGAAGTTCTCATTTGTCCTAGGTCTCTTTAGTATCACTGAGGGAACTGGAGGTACCCTTTGTGGGGTAGTATTTCCAGAGATGGAGAGCGCTAAAAATACATAGGGCCTGAAAATTTTGCAAGTGTTTCACGCCAGAAAATAACTGAGTCTTTTAGTTGTAAAGGAATATATAACCAATTACAAGCATTACTTTTATCATGTTGGATACACTGTTTTTTAATCAGATAACTAAAGATGTTATTAAAGAATTTGCTGATGATGGTGTCAAATATCTGGAATTGAGGAGCACTCCTAGAGAAGAAAAGTCCACAGGTACAGtctgttctggtttttaatttgtaagTCTGATGTGCTATAAAACTTAGTTAAGACTATGTTAATAACAAGCAAAGTCAAATTTAGTTGgttcaataaaaatatactttaaatgtaaaagcaaagaTTAACCATGTAAAAGCATGTCACTTTACTGTTAGATTTTTGAGGACAAGAATGTGTTGGTTATAACTCTGCTATCCAGGAATTTGGGTTATTTGCTTTAGTACGACATCTGAATctgctaatatttttaatagctgatatattttctttttgttacttcatttcttattttcttttaaatgtggTTTCATAGAAACAGATAAGAGAAGTCCTCTTGGTACTCTCTGGTTCACACTAATGGAAGCTTAATTCAAATATATGCTTCAAAGTAAAGCTATATTTATAAAGAGAATTAGAACTATATAGATTAGAAGACTACAGACTAAAATCAAAGGTGCAAAATGAAACTTAAGAGGCTAGAGAGCTGGGTCTGCaacacaataaaattaattcaaatgtGTTTATTCCAAATGTGTACATGTGTTTGTAGGTATGACCAAAAGGATGTACGTTGAAACTGTACTTGAGGGTATAAAGCAGTGTAAAGAAGAAGGCTTGGATATAGATGTAAGGTAAATAAAGCACATGGAGTACCTCTGTTTCAAGGCTTTGTGTAGTCTGATGCTCAGTCATGGTTTGCAGAGAGGTTTACAAACCATCAgtgtaggaaagaaaattatgctTAAATTAGGTTACATGGAATGGCAACAGGTAATTCATATGGAAACCtgaatttttatcttcctttttactGATGGAGAATGAAACCGGGTAAAGCTTTTCAGCTCTAAGACTGTCCATTCTCTGcaacattttcaggaaaaacagtgtttttgaTGGACATTGCATTAAAGACTCCTTTTTCACAGCCTAGATTCATTGCAAAGATTTTGCTTGATTAGCTGTGCAAGCACCCTGCTGTAAAGCAGAGGTAGTCCTAAGCAGCAGACAAGTTTCAGAAGGTGTCAGTGCTTGCTTGGAGGCAGTCTCCTTGCCTGTCTTTTCTACTCTCAGTAGCAACCCTTGTTAAATTCATTTGTGGAAGCTGAAAAAATTCTCATTCTTCATGTGCGCACCTCGGAGAGGTTGCTCGCCTGAcagtgcaggcagcagatgAGCAGTGTATTgttccctgccctccctctcaCCATGGCTATTGCATTTCACAGGCTAACCTATGTATCTAATTTGTTTCCCTCTGCACTTTGGTACCTTCGTTCCTTGAACAGTTTCCTGTACAAATACTCTTTATACTCAGCTACGAAGGATGTGAAGTGCCATTTTTGTTGGTATCAGATTTGTTGGTCTCCTGATATTACAGCTTGCATTTAACTTAATATGTACATTTCTATCCTAGATTGTTAATAGCAATAAATCGAAGAGGTGGCCCGGCAGTTGCTAAGCAGACTGTTAAACTTGCTGAAGAGTTCCTTCTTTCCACTGATGGGGTTGTAGTAGGACTTGACCTCAGTGGTGATCCCACCgtaagtttttgttttattttggtctgTTCTCGAAGATAAATATATAATGATGTGTAACAGCAAGCGGTTCTAACCATACTTTGTTCTTACAAGTTTTTGTCCGTTGTTTGTTGCTAGTTTGAATGGATTGCTCGTAATCTTGATACCAGGTTAATCCCTGTTGCTGTAAGGGACAGATACTCTAACGATGAATCAATAGATTAATATATGATGCTGAAACAAGAGCCACTGAAAAGTAGTGTTTATCTGGGAAGCATCAGTTACTAAATTGTCCCAGTCAGATTGACTGGGTTGAGGCAAGTTAAATAATGCTGCAAGCTGACACTAGTTTGAATTTTGTTTAGATGCACCAAATGCTTATTGCAtattaagcaaaaatatttgaggaTAGCTGTCAAGTTGAAATGAAATAGCTCTAGGTGGGAGTTGTTGAAAGGAGACCAAAATCAAGACAGTTGGCTTGTCAGTGTTAGGCATCGCCTGCACTACTGACATTTGACCCATTTGTCTAAATTGTGCCCATATAGCAGAACATTATGTGGCTTGCTGCATTCAAAACTGAAgtaatgggaaaataaaaataattcaatgtaactgtatttaagtattttgatATTGCTAGACTTCTTATTATTGTAATAGGAGGAGTTTTGTAAAACAAGCTGTAGAATGCTGATGTGTTTCTGTCTTCA
It includes:
- the ADAL gene encoding adenosine deaminase-like protein — its product is MAAERERELRFYRQLPKVELHAHLNGCISSATMKKLMAQKPYLQIQNGMTVIDKGKKRTLDECFQMFQIIYQITTRTEDILLITKDVIKEFADDGVKYLELRSTPREEKSTGMTKRMYVETVLEGIKQCKEEGLDIDVRLLIAINRRGGPAVAKQTVKLAEEFLLSTDGVVVGLDLSGDPTAGHGQDFLEPLSEAKKAGLKLALHLSEIPNQEEETKILLGLPPDRIGHGTFLNSAAAGSEELVPLVRQNQIPIELCVTSNIKTQTVPSCDKHHFGYWYNMGHPAVLCTDDKGVFATDLSQEYELVAKTFNLTRSQMWDLSYESINYIFASSVVKSKLREQWCKLKPTLFD